The proteins below are encoded in one region of Planctopirus limnophila DSM 3776:
- a CDS encoding leucine-rich repeat domain-containing protein, which yields MVEITSNPGTLTTARLAWLALTLQLLVVLQPGCGSSKTAADHETMPDPPSQDVAMAPLAPEQPEDPLQKFQRDLKARNPFLRLENMRAEQENGKIVRAEFENADLVDLSPLASTKLEALGIRNSLIQDLSPLKDLPLKALYLEECQVKDLSPLANSSISTLWVTYAPLVDIKPLEGLPLKELNLLGTQVTDITPLAKSPLEMLWLNETKVSEIAPLAGLPLVSLTLHKTPVKDLSPLAKNTSLKRLHIGETAVEDLTPLAGLKLDRLIFTPEKIQSGLEVIRQMPSLKELDTHFGQTPLRTPAQFWAEANRP from the coding sequence ATGGTGGAAATCACTTCAAATCCAGGGACTTTAACAACGGCTCGACTCGCATGGCTCGCTTTGACTTTGCAGCTCCTGGTGGTCCTCCAGCCCGGTTGCGGCAGTTCGAAAACCGCAGCCGATCATGAGACCATGCCCGATCCTCCCTCACAGGATGTGGCGATGGCCCCTTTGGCACCCGAGCAACCCGAAGATCCTTTGCAGAAGTTTCAGCGGGATCTCAAAGCCCGAAATCCATTCCTGCGTCTGGAGAACATGCGCGCCGAACAAGAAAACGGGAAGATTGTTCGAGCCGAATTTGAGAATGCCGATCTGGTGGATCTGTCACCGCTGGCCTCCACAAAATTGGAAGCCTTAGGGATTCGGAACAGCCTGATTCAGGATTTGTCACCACTGAAAGATTTGCCTCTCAAGGCCCTTTACCTGGAAGAATGTCAGGTAAAAGATCTTTCTCCACTGGCGAATTCTTCAATCAGCACTTTGTGGGTTACCTACGCTCCCCTGGTCGATATCAAACCACTCGAAGGTCTCCCCTTGAAAGAATTGAACCTGCTGGGAACACAGGTCACGGACATCACTCCTCTCGCCAAGTCCCCATTGGAGATGCTCTGGCTCAATGAGACAAAGGTGTCCGAGATTGCACCCTTGGCAGGGCTGCCTCTGGTGAGCCTGACTTTGCATAAAACACCGGTCAAAGATCTTTCACCACTCGCGAAAAACACCTCTTTGAAGCGTCTGCATATCGGAGAGACGGCCGTCGAAGATCTGACACCTTTAGCCGGCCTGAAACTCGACCGGCTAATCTTCACACCGGAAAAGATTCAGTCAGGCCTGGAAGTGATTCGCCAGATGCCCTCTTTGAAAGAGTTAGATACTCATTTTGGACAAACTCCACTGCGCACACCAGCACAATTCTGGGCCGAAGCCAACCGGCCATGA
- a CDS encoding YdbT family protein, producing MWNQFRDEIYALYLLSLKCLMNSPTSNFSTDDEERLEAVYPSIACTTIGKYLGKLYESLPHITPRIRLSYLVWIPPTWPIAIIAYVWLKLRGVRYVVTTSGVVIETILTRHIVTQIPWSEVTEIQVDPASFQSFYRSSDIVIRSRAAAEPLRLHAVPFADRFRQLLQEAYRADQNTARAQAQISNRARARQLASAIPPQE from the coding sequence ATGTGGAATCAGTTTCGTGACGAGATCTATGCACTTTACCTTTTGTCACTCAAGTGTCTGATGAACTCCCCAACTTCCAATTTTTCCACAGATGACGAAGAGCGACTGGAGGCGGTCTATCCTTCCATCGCCTGCACCACGATTGGAAAATACCTGGGAAAGTTGTACGAGAGCCTGCCACATATCACACCCAGAATCCGGCTGTCGTATCTGGTGTGGATACCGCCGACCTGGCCCATCGCCATCATCGCGTATGTATGGCTCAAATTGCGGGGAGTTCGCTATGTGGTCACAACCTCGGGCGTGGTCATTGAAACCATACTCACACGGCACATCGTGACGCAGATCCCCTGGAGTGAAGTCACTGAAATCCAGGTCGATCCAGCGAGCTTTCAATCGTTTTATCGATCCAGCGATATCGTCATCAGGTCACGAGCGGCTGCAGAGCCACTTCGATTGCACGCCGTCCCTTTTGCAGACCGTTTCAGGCAATTATTGCAGGAAGCGTATCGGGCCGATCAGAACACGGCACGGGCACAAGCGCAGATCTCAAACCGAGCGAGAGCCCGGCAACTGGCGTCCGCCATACCACCACAAGAGTGA
- a CDS encoding protein-disulfide reductase DsbD family protein: MLVFPITAQAQFDDLFGDSAGDSLLGGAAAKPEVSAQLILLPEQASGLQAQHLQAQLSVTVVLPEGHYIYDVQGKFEGRTQIRTKLPEGVTAAGAFVSAKPPQKIFEPLFGVDLFKLHDSATWTQVLNIAPTVDLKNLVISGGLEGQYCSAGEGGQCLPIIPAIKFSTKLEGNIPERMAAKASTTTTVEQPAPAQMLPFRVTERLKRGVKPQPIEFTAQLTPENAKPGEKVELVLTAKIDPKYHTFSMTQPDGFGGSATVVDFEQLNGLSEAGPFVADHPHEIEPGAGGPLEVYHDRVTWTKPFVVNAGQTPGAYGLKAIVHSQACTQGSCVPMPKFKLALGMQEPSRAGVEALPQERGSPAETGNTKAPVPPEESTRESTTGTAETSASQAGALSGVTFWEDDGDAQEESSAAAGTLGYLLTAFLAGWLALLTPCAFPMVPITVGFFLKQGHGKSVGLAVVYCLAIIGTFTLLGVGLSLIFGATFLTQLANNPWMNFAIGAIFVAFGLSMLGLFEIQPPSWLLTYTANQEAAGGYLGVIFMALTFTLTSFTCTFPVAGTILVAASQGNVFWPILGMLAFSTAFAMPFFLLALFPSMLRKLPKSGGWLFTLKVVLGFVEIGAAIKFFSVADLSLNPQPMLFDFAFVMVAWSVLAITAGLYLLGIFHLSHDQPQDRISPLQALAGTTFLGLSLFLMVGVLTPEKSGGALMPQILAFAPPQLKQGFKETEELGPVMVHDGIPFALDVNRALSLAKSKQQPLFFDFTGVNCVNCRLMEQKMKLPDNHSRLERFLATQLFADRVPHITDADYAESLRDRNIDLQVKWFGDVSLPSYAVVSPDGKTILAVYKGLERKEGEFAAFLDKGWNRFEKWKAKQVASKEPASVERR, encoded by the coding sequence GTGCTGGTTTTCCCAATCACGGCACAGGCACAGTTTGATGATCTCTTTGGCGATTCGGCAGGTGATTCGCTATTGGGTGGAGCTGCCGCCAAACCGGAAGTCTCAGCTCAATTGATACTGCTTCCAGAACAGGCGAGCGGACTCCAGGCACAACACCTCCAGGCACAACTCAGTGTGACCGTCGTGCTGCCGGAAGGGCACTATATTTACGATGTGCAAGGCAAGTTTGAGGGCCGCACCCAGATTCGTACCAAGCTTCCAGAAGGGGTAACTGCGGCTGGTGCATTTGTCTCTGCAAAACCACCACAGAAGATCTTTGAACCACTCTTTGGAGTCGATCTTTTCAAACTTCACGATTCAGCGACATGGACGCAGGTGTTGAATATCGCCCCGACTGTCGATCTCAAAAACCTGGTCATCAGCGGTGGGCTCGAAGGACAATACTGCAGCGCCGGTGAAGGTGGGCAATGCCTGCCAATTATTCCGGCCATCAAATTCTCGACTAAGCTCGAAGGAAACATCCCGGAGCGCATGGCGGCTAAGGCGAGCACCACAACCACAGTCGAACAGCCCGCCCCAGCACAAATGCTTCCTTTTCGTGTGACCGAGCGACTTAAGCGTGGCGTGAAGCCTCAGCCAATCGAATTCACTGCACAGCTGACCCCGGAAAATGCCAAACCGGGCGAGAAGGTCGAACTTGTCCTCACCGCGAAGATCGATCCCAAATACCACACTTTCTCAATGACGCAACCCGACGGATTTGGAGGCTCGGCCACAGTTGTTGATTTCGAACAATTGAATGGCCTTTCGGAAGCGGGCCCGTTTGTGGCAGATCATCCCCATGAAATCGAGCCGGGAGCCGGTGGGCCACTGGAGGTTTATCATGATCGCGTCACCTGGACGAAACCTTTTGTGGTCAACGCAGGGCAAACCCCCGGAGCGTATGGCTTGAAAGCCATTGTGCATTCACAGGCCTGTACTCAGGGCTCGTGTGTGCCCATGCCCAAGTTCAAACTGGCTCTGGGAATGCAGGAACCATCCCGCGCTGGTGTCGAAGCCTTGCCTCAAGAACGCGGCTCTCCTGCTGAAACGGGGAATACAAAAGCACCCGTTCCACCCGAGGAATCCACTCGCGAATCCACGACGGGGACAGCAGAAACCAGCGCCAGTCAGGCGGGTGCTTTAAGTGGAGTGACCTTCTGGGAAGATGATGGCGATGCTCAGGAAGAGTCATCCGCAGCGGCAGGGACTTTGGGTTACCTGTTGACAGCCTTTCTGGCGGGATGGCTGGCTTTGCTGACCCCTTGTGCATTTCCGATGGTGCCGATTACCGTCGGATTTTTCCTCAAGCAGGGGCATGGGAAATCGGTTGGCTTAGCCGTCGTTTACTGCCTGGCCATTATTGGCACCTTTACGTTACTTGGCGTTGGCCTTTCGCTGATCTTTGGAGCCACATTCCTGACACAACTGGCTAATAATCCCTGGATGAATTTTGCGATCGGGGCGATCTTTGTCGCTTTTGGTCTGAGCATGCTGGGATTGTTTGAAATTCAGCCGCCATCGTGGCTGCTCACATACACCGCCAATCAGGAAGCTGCCGGTGGGTATCTGGGTGTAATCTTTATGGCGTTAACCTTCACGCTGACATCGTTTACCTGCACCTTTCCCGTGGCAGGGACAATTCTCGTGGCGGCATCTCAAGGGAACGTGTTCTGGCCGATCCTGGGGATGCTGGCTTTTTCGACGGCTTTTGCGATGCCGTTCTTTCTGCTGGCACTCTTCCCGAGCATGCTGCGCAAGCTTCCTAAGAGCGGCGGCTGGCTCTTTACGTTGAAGGTGGTGTTGGGGTTTGTGGAAATTGGGGCGGCAATCAAGTTCTTCAGCGTGGCGGATCTGTCGCTGAATCCACAGCCGATGCTCTTTGATTTTGCCTTTGTGATGGTGGCCTGGAGTGTGCTGGCCATTACTGCGGGCTTGTATCTGCTGGGGATATTCCATCTGTCGCATGATCAGCCACAGGATCGAATTTCTCCCTTGCAGGCGTTGGCCGGGACAACGTTTCTGGGGCTTTCGCTTTTTCTAATGGTGGGCGTGCTGACTCCGGAAAAATCAGGGGGTGCCTTGATGCCGCAGATCCTGGCCTTTGCACCGCCTCAATTAAAGCAAGGCTTCAAAGAGACTGAGGAACTCGGCCCGGTGATGGTGCATGATGGAATTCCGTTTGCACTCGATGTGAATCGTGCGCTGTCCTTGGCGAAATCGAAGCAACAGCCGCTGTTCTTTGACTTCACCGGTGTGAATTGTGTCAATTGCCGACTGATGGAGCAGAAGATGAAGCTACCGGATAATCATTCCCGACTGGAGCGATTTCTGGCGACGCAATTGTTTGCTGATCGCGTACCACACATCACCGATGCGGATTACGCCGAGAGCCTGCGCGATCGCAATATCGATCTCCAGGTGAAGTGGTTTGGCGATGTTTCACTGCCATCGTATGCGGTGGTTTCGCCGGATGGAAAAACCATTCTGGCGGTCTATAAGGGTCTTGAACGTAAAGAGGGTGAGTTTGCTGCGTTTCTTGATAAGGGGTGGAATCGCTTCGAGAAGTGGAAAGCGAAGCAGGTGGCGAGCAAAGAACCTGCATCTGTCGAACGGCGATAG
- a CDS encoding replication-associated recombination protein A — MSLFASIEASHLEDAKPLAARMRPRNLNEFIGQSHVLGEGTLLRRMLIADRIHSVVFYGPPGVGKTTLAELIAKSSKRRFIALNAAATGVKELREALDESRERLKSSGTKTLLFVDELHHFNKQQQNVLLPDVEQGVVSLVAATTANPFFALIAPLLSRSQIFELKPLSTEEIKAVLRQALSDETRGYGQKNLKVPEEVFDFLAASSDGDARRALLALEIAVESLDSRVLELTLEIAQESLQKKAIRYDKSGDDHYDVISAFIKSMRGSDADATIYWLARMLEAGEEPRFIARRIVIAASEDVGMADPQALVVAMAAAQALEMIGMPEGRIPLAQAAIYVATAPKSNASYNAINQALSDIQKQYILPVPNHLRDGHYPGAKRLGHGEGYQYPHDAPDGWVKQDYLTEPRSYYTPTDRGYEQEVSRRRQRQGD; from the coding sequence ATGTCTCTCTTTGCCAGTATTGAGGCGTCGCATCTTGAGGATGCCAAGCCACTCGCTGCCCGGATGCGTCCACGGAACCTCAACGAGTTCATCGGGCAGTCACATGTCCTGGGAGAAGGGACGCTCCTCCGGCGAATGTTGATTGCCGATCGCATTCATTCTGTCGTCTTCTATGGCCCGCCCGGCGTCGGAAAGACAACTCTCGCTGAACTCATCGCCAAAAGCTCAAAGCGGCGATTCATCGCACTCAATGCCGCTGCCACCGGTGTCAAGGAACTGCGAGAAGCTCTTGATGAATCCCGCGAGCGGCTCAAATCGAGCGGCACGAAAACACTGCTCTTTGTCGACGAACTGCATCATTTCAACAAGCAGCAACAGAATGTGCTGTTGCCCGATGTCGAACAGGGAGTTGTCTCCTTAGTGGCTGCCACGACGGCCAATCCCTTCTTCGCACTGATTGCTCCGCTTCTCAGCCGTAGCCAGATCTTTGAATTGAAGCCGCTCTCTACGGAAGAAATCAAAGCCGTTCTACGTCAGGCTTTATCCGATGAGACGCGAGGTTACGGCCAGAAAAACCTGAAAGTTCCCGAAGAAGTCTTTGATTTCCTGGCAGCCAGTAGCGATGGCGACGCACGCAGGGCGCTTTTAGCTCTCGAAATCGCTGTCGAATCGTTAGATTCCCGGGTTCTGGAACTCACCCTCGAAATCGCACAGGAATCGCTGCAAAAGAAGGCCATTCGTTACGACAAAAGTGGTGATGATCACTACGACGTCATCAGTGCGTTTATCAAGAGCATGCGTGGCAGTGATGCCGATGCGACAATTTACTGGCTGGCCCGCATGTTGGAAGCTGGAGAAGAGCCCCGCTTTATTGCCCGCCGGATTGTGATTGCCGCCAGTGAAGATGTGGGCATGGCCGATCCTCAGGCACTGGTTGTCGCGATGGCTGCCGCTCAGGCACTCGAGATGATCGGCATGCCAGAAGGCCGAATTCCTTTAGCACAAGCGGCGATCTATGTCGCCACGGCTCCAAAATCGAACGCCTCTTACAATGCGATCAACCAGGCACTGAGCGACATTCAGAAACAATACATTCTGCCAGTCCCGAATCATTTGCGGGATGGCCACTATCCCGGTGCTAAACGCCTGGGCCATGGTGAAGGTTACCAGTATCCTCACGATGCCCCAGACGGCTGGGTCAAGCAGGATTACCTGACGGAGCCTCGAAGCTATTACACACCCACGGATCGCGGCTATGAACAGGAGGTTTCTCGCCGTCGGCAACGGCAAGGCGACTAA
- a CDS encoding peroxiredoxin family protein, with product MRAVLALMITFISLMGYGCGAIKETAPERSSTTVTTHEGGADVDSSVITFHDEVISQDTPVVELSSLELTTPDGKPVRLSDFLKTGNLVVVVTSGYAGSICPVCSTQTSRFIANHEAIKSRGAEVVVIYPLGSENDRSRSGEFLAAANKRVALAPGAQPSFPLLVDVGLKVVDLLGIRQDLSKPATYILDRTGAIRFAYVGESMADRPSVQAILRQLDTLNTSMTNAARVGT from the coding sequence ATGCGTGCGGTTTTGGCGCTAATGATCACCTTCATATCGCTGATGGGCTACGGTTGTGGCGCGATCAAAGAGACTGCACCTGAGCGTTCCTCCACCACGGTGACAACCCACGAGGGTGGGGCCGACGTTGATTCCTCCGTCATCACGTTCCACGACGAGGTCATCAGTCAGGACACCCCGGTTGTGGAGCTGTCAAGCCTCGAACTCACGACGCCCGACGGGAAACCCGTTCGGTTGAGTGACTTTCTTAAAACTGGCAATCTTGTGGTCGTAGTCACGAGCGGCTACGCCGGTTCGATCTGTCCGGTCTGTTCGACACAGACTTCGAGGTTCATCGCCAACCATGAGGCGATCAAGTCGCGCGGTGCCGAAGTCGTAGTGATCTATCCGCTCGGCAGTGAAAACGATCGCTCCCGCAGCGGCGAATTTCTGGCAGCCGCGAACAAACGGGTCGCGTTGGCTCCCGGCGCTCAACCTTCCTTCCCCTTGTTAGTAGATGTGGGGCTGAAAGTGGTCGACCTTTTGGGTATTCGCCAGGATTTATCGAAACCCGCGACCTACATTCTGGATCGAACCGGCGCGATTCGCTTTGCTTATGTGGGCGAGAGTATGGCTGACCGTCCCTCGGTCCAGGCGATCCTGCGGCAACTGGATACCCTCAACACATCGATGACGAACGCCGCCCGGGTGGGCACATAG
- a CDS encoding serine/threonine-protein kinase, with protein sequence MPLDDEFLAVAVRNGLLEQVVADQLGALSASSGISSAQAALNAGRLSHDQIDVIEALRSPLDQIPGYELLSLLGQGGMGVVYKARQLAFDRIVALKLVRSGSASSTAVARFENEIRTIGSFSHPHIVTAFDSGKHAGRLYLAMEYLDGQDAEVFIPKERFLPERIVWGMIRQVATGLAYAAERGVTHRDIKPANLLLVTPPSGYPLPEGVPFVKIADFGLALLQEDFDAQTRLTRENAAVGSPHYMSPEQIMGSQVGLKSDIYALGATAYHLLCGHPPYHGYTLTQIYSRKMLRDPAALRELRPGLSADSVSLVERMIHREETERPNDYATLLHRIDTIQQSTDPAGVSASIPQRSSATPGTSPDRYRHSLVAWSRRLMTISAIVVGLAAIAAGFWWSLPINPKLTGPRNWQATGWVRQCFDGASLNGWRTIRGAWVPGAKDEEGGFVLSGRGALGYPLAKPVNGGMMRLDGFRLSVLWQRQSAQIVELQFPEEPSARHGETRSMVFQATPDSIRWGRRMLPTGSLETVFAERFITLPADSVHELRVEFQGGEWLAYLDGQLFGSSPSGPLPSNEFRLVAEVDPGDAEGAAWFSDILLEELGPPI encoded by the coding sequence ATGCCACTGGATGACGAGTTCCTTGCAGTCGCGGTTCGGAACGGTTTGTTGGAGCAAGTCGTTGCTGACCAGTTGGGAGCTTTGTCGGCAAGCTCTGGCATCTCTTCGGCACAAGCAGCACTCAACGCCGGCCGACTTTCACATGACCAGATCGATGTCATCGAAGCTCTGAGAAGTCCTTTGGATCAGATTCCGGGTTATGAGCTGCTGTCGCTCCTCGGACAGGGAGGCATGGGCGTCGTCTACAAGGCTCGGCAGTTAGCGTTCGACCGCATCGTAGCCCTGAAGCTCGTGCGGAGCGGATCTGCTTCAAGTACGGCGGTCGCCCGCTTTGAAAATGAGATCCGCACCATTGGCAGCTTTTCCCATCCGCATATCGTGACCGCCTTCGATTCGGGAAAGCATGCCGGTCGACTGTATCTTGCCATGGAGTATCTTGATGGCCAAGACGCTGAGGTCTTCATCCCTAAGGAAAGGTTTCTCCCCGAAAGGATCGTCTGGGGGATGATCCGTCAGGTCGCGACAGGCTTGGCGTACGCCGCCGAGCGGGGAGTCACGCATCGCGACATCAAACCGGCGAACCTGTTGCTGGTGACGCCGCCGAGCGGATATCCCCTCCCTGAGGGTGTTCCGTTCGTCAAAATCGCGGACTTCGGACTCGCCCTCCTGCAGGAGGATTTTGACGCGCAAACCCGCCTGACGAGGGAAAACGCCGCCGTGGGCAGCCCACACTACATGTCTCCCGAACAAATCATGGGTTCCCAGGTCGGCTTGAAGTCCGACATCTATGCGCTGGGAGCCACGGCCTATCATCTGCTCTGCGGCCACCCCCCCTATCATGGCTACACGTTGACGCAGATCTATTCGCGAAAAATGCTTCGGGATCCTGCGGCGTTGAGGGAACTCCGCCCCGGACTTTCCGCCGATTCGGTCTCACTCGTCGAGAGGATGATTCACCGTGAAGAGACCGAGCGGCCCAACGACTACGCGACCCTGCTCCATCGAATCGACACAATCCAACAGTCGACAGACCCTGCCGGAGTGTCGGCGTCGATCCCACAGAGGTCATCTGCCACACCAGGAACCTCCCCGGATCGATACCGCCATTCACTCGTTGCATGGTCTCGCCGCCTGATGACCATTTCCGCGATTGTCGTCGGGCTGGCTGCCATCGCCGCCGGGTTCTGGTGGTCTCTGCCGATCAACCCCAAATTGACCGGGCCGAGGAATTGGCAAGCTACGGGCTGGGTTCGACAATGTTTCGATGGTGCGTCGCTCAATGGATGGCGTACGATTCGTGGAGCCTGGGTACCCGGCGCGAAGGATGAGGAAGGAGGATTCGTCTTATCGGGAAGAGGTGCCTTGGGATATCCCCTCGCCAAACCTGTGAACGGTGGCATGATGCGACTGGACGGCTTTCGCCTCTCCGTCCTATGGCAGAGACAGAGCGCGCAGATCGTTGAGCTGCAATTTCCGGAGGAGCCGTCGGCCCGGCACGGCGAAACCCGGTCGATGGTCTTTCAAGCGACTCCCGACTCGATCCGCTGGGGCCGTCGAATGCTCCCGACAGGAAGTCTGGAGACAGTTTTCGCGGAGCGGTTCATCACTCTGCCCGCCGATTCGGTTCACGAACTGCGCGTCGAATTCCAGGGTGGGGAGTGGTTGGCGTACCTCGACGGACAACTCTTCGGGAGTTCCCCTTCCGGCCCCTTGCCATCTAATGAGTTCCGTCTGGTCGCCGAAGTGGATCCGGGTGACGCCGAGGGGGCGGCGTGGTTCAGCGACATCTTGCTGGAGGAACTCGGGCCGCCAATTTGA
- a CDS encoding purple acid phosphatase family protein: MNVVDRRQFLGLTLSAAAFSAASNLLPFDDRYAHGKVLGADGMPVSPQVEGPETMFLTWPGDPTSTICIQWVDQDHGNELEIAYSPLESDNWQIAKVTTKPFPMTKDKVYRASISSLQPGTEYRFRMGADAPTFRFRTMPKKLTDTFHFVSGGDAGTGSHAIGTNQLAARQEPYFALLAGDLAYDNGKSPRTFIKFLKNYRAHMVDPQGRLIPLLACPGNHEVDGAYKQPREKAGSYLSVFDCFFPDTTYGVYDIGDDFSLVLLDTDHISPIEGEQTSWLEKTLAARQDKKHLFVANHVPAYPSYRAANIDSDKPGTGAAQRKLWCPLFERYNVDVVLEHHDHLFKRSHPLTDGRKDKYGVPYLGDGSWGMLRPLKEPELRPYLAKVSSSYHMTAHHLEGDERFHIALEENGRIADVCMTRNKRAARRG; the protein is encoded by the coding sequence ATGAACGTTGTTGATCGTCGTCAGTTTCTTGGCTTAACGCTCAGTGCGGCAGCCTTCAGTGCTGCCTCAAATCTACTCCCATTCGACGACCGCTATGCCCACGGCAAAGTTCTCGGTGCGGACGGGATGCCTGTCTCACCGCAGGTCGAGGGGCCGGAAACGATGTTTCTCACATGGCCGGGAGATCCGACATCGACCATCTGCATTCAATGGGTCGATCAGGATCACGGAAACGAACTTGAGATCGCCTACTCTCCACTGGAAAGTGACAACTGGCAGATCGCCAAGGTCACAACAAAGCCTTTCCCGATGACGAAAGATAAAGTCTACCGTGCCAGTATTTCGTCACTTCAACCGGGGACAGAGTATCGATTTCGTATGGGGGCCGATGCTCCCACGTTCCGCTTTCGAACCATGCCCAAAAAGCTGACTGATACCTTTCACTTTGTCTCAGGTGGTGATGCGGGAACAGGCAGCCATGCAATCGGAACTAATCAACTTGCAGCCCGGCAGGAACCTTACTTTGCTCTCCTTGCCGGCGATCTCGCTTACGACAACGGTAAATCGCCCCGAACCTTTATAAAATTCCTGAAGAACTACCGAGCTCACATGGTTGACCCCCAGGGCCGGCTCATTCCGCTGCTGGCCTGTCCAGGAAACCATGAAGTCGATGGTGCTTATAAACAGCCCCGTGAAAAGGCGGGCTCCTACCTCTCGGTCTTCGACTGTTTTTTTCCGGATACGACCTACGGTGTCTACGATATCGGTGATGACTTCAGCCTTGTATTGCTCGATACCGATCATATTTCGCCCATCGAAGGGGAACAGACGTCATGGCTCGAAAAAACACTGGCCGCACGACAAGACAAAAAACATCTCTTTGTGGCCAATCATGTCCCCGCTTATCCATCGTATCGAGCTGCCAATATCGACAGCGATAAGCCGGGAACGGGGGCTGCCCAGCGAAAACTCTGGTGCCCGCTCTTTGAACGCTACAACGTCGATGTCGTTCTGGAACATCACGACCATCTCTTCAAACGGTCACATCCTTTAACCGATGGCAGAAAAGATAAATATGGCGTCCCTTACTTAGGTGATGGTTCGTGGGGGATGTTGCGGCCCCTCAAAGAACCCGAGTTGCGGCCCTACCTGGCCAAGGTCAGTTCGTCATACCATATGACGGCGCATCATCTCGAAGGAGACGAACGGTTTCATATCGCACTTGAAGAGAATGGCCGGATTGCCGATGTCTGCATGACCAGAAATAAACGTGCTGCCCGAAGAGGATGA
- a CDS encoding class I SAM-dependent methyltransferase, with amino-acid sequence MRPVPLTTLAHELLRQHLQPGDFAIDATAGNGHDMEFLARTVGPAGLVWAFDVQEQAIAASEYRRSQAGVNWVQLQQVSHSQMKAVIPEKYHGKLAAVMLNLGYLPGGDKSITTTATETIAALEQALMLLSATGLLTVMLYPGHPAGAAETQAVREWAQGLPAYFEVKTQQYAERGPLSAILMTIHKRPESALHTL; translated from the coding sequence ATGCGACCAGTGCCGCTAACCACCCTTGCCCATGAACTGCTCAGGCAGCATCTGCAGCCGGGAGATTTTGCGATTGATGCGACTGCCGGGAATGGCCATGACATGGAGTTTCTCGCCAGAACGGTCGGCCCGGCAGGGTTGGTATGGGCCTTCGATGTTCAGGAGCAGGCGATCGCTGCCAGTGAATACCGGCGGTCTCAAGCGGGGGTGAACTGGGTGCAATTACAACAGGTTTCGCACAGCCAGATGAAAGCCGTGATCCCCGAAAAGTATCATGGGAAGTTGGCCGCCGTCATGTTGAATCTGGGCTATCTCCCCGGAGGCGATAAGTCCATCACTACCACGGCGACGGAGACGATCGCGGCACTGGAACAGGCCTTGATGCTGCTTTCTGCGACCGGCCTGCTGACGGTCATGCTCTATCCCGGTCATCCGGCGGGGGCAGCGGAAACCCAGGCTGTGAGGGAATGGGCTCAAGGTTTACCTGCGTACTTCGAAGTAAAGACCCAGCAATATGCGGAACGTGGCCCCCTCTCAGCAATACTGATGACCATTCACAAACGACCAGAGTCAGCTCTCCACACTCTATGA